In Nocardioides sp. WS12, the DNA window TCCAGGTCGCGGTACACGGACACCCGAACGCAGACACCCTCCTCTTGTGGCATCCGGCGGTGCGGTCCGACCCCGACGCCGTGGCGGCGCTCGCCAGCCGGATCGCCACCCGCGGGAAGGTTCGTGTCGTCGTACCGACGTGGGCCGACGGAGGCGATCTGCTGCGTTCGGTTCGCTATGCCCGCGAGTCCTCGGTGCACCCGCCGGACGGCCTCTCGGTCGTCGGGTACGGCGACGCCGGCATCGCCGCGCTGAGCCTCGCCCTGAACCAGCGGCGCCTCGGTATCGGCCTGGTCCGCGCGACCTGCGTCGACGGCGGACCCGACCTGACCGACCCGATCAGTGGTCAGCCGCTCGTCCCCGCAGCAGCGCCGGTGACGACCGAGATCGACGTCATCGACTCGGCCGACGCCGCGGTGTCCGCCTGGGCAGGCGAGACCGTCGCCGCCTGGCAGGCTGCCGGCTGGACTGCCTCGCTCGTCCCGACCGCTCAGTTCACCTGGCGGTTCAACCCGTCCCAGTAGGGCGCGCGCAGCTTGAACTTCTGCAACTTGCCGGTCGCCGTGCGGGCCAGTTCGTCGCGGAACTCCACCGACGTCGGTGACTTGTAGCCAGCCAGCCGGTCCTTGCACCAGCGGATCAGTTCGGCCTCCATCTCGGGGCCCGCGGTGGCGTCGGCGGTCAGGACCACGAGCGCCTTGATCGTCTCGCCCCACTTCTCGCTGGGGACGCCGATCACTGCGACCTCGGCCACGGCCGGGTGGGAGAACAGCGTGTCCTCGACCTCGATCGACGTGACGTTCTCGCCGCCGGTGATGATCACGTCCTTCTTGCGATCCGCGATCGTCAGGTAGCCGTCGTCGCCGAGGTAGCCGCCGTCACCGGTGTGGAACCAGTCGTCCTTCAGCGCGGCCGCCGACTCCTCCGGCTGCTCCCAGTACCCCTCGAGCACGACGTTCGACCGGGCCAGCACCTCGCCCGCGCCCTCCTCGGACTCATCGGTCTTCAGCCGGACGCCCAGGGCCGGAGCACCCGCACGCGTCAGCTTCGCCGCGCGCTCCGGTGCCGTCAGGTCGTCCCATTCGGCGCGGGTGCGGTTGAAGGTCAGCAGCGGCGAGGTCTCGGTGAGGCCGTAGATCTGGATGAACTCCCAGCCGAGATCCTCCTCGACCCGCACGACGGTCTTCGTCGGCGGCGGGGCACCGGCCATGATGATCCGCACCCGGTCCCGGCCGGGGATCTCGCCCTCCCACGTCTGCGCCGCCTCGAGTACGGCGGCCGCGACCGCCGGAGCGGCACACATCACCGTGACACCGTGATCACGGACCCGGCGCAGGATCTCGGCACCGTCGATCTTGCGCAGCACGATGTGCTGGGCACCGATACCGGTCATCGCGAACGGCATCCCCCAGCCGTTCGCGTGGAACATGGGCAGCGTGTGCAGGTAGACGTCACGGTCGTTGAGCTGCGCGTGCAGTCCGAAGGTGAGCGCGTTGATCCAGATGTTGCGGTGGGTGATCTGGACGCCCTTGGGTCGTGCCGTCGTACCGGAGGTGTAGTTGATGGTGGCCGTCGCCCCTTCGTCGTACTCCCACGGCTGCGGCTCTGCGCCCTCGGCCGCGTAGAGCGCATCGTCGTCGCCGATCACGAACTTCTGCTCGCACTTCACGTCAGCGAGCGACTCCTCCAGTTCGGGGTCGATGTAGAGGACCCGCGCCCCGGAGTGTTCGACGATGTACTGCACCTCGTCGGGACTCAGCCGGAAGTTCACCGGCACCAGCACCCGGCCCCAACCGCTCACGCCGTAGAACGATGTCAGCAGCCGACTGCTGTTGTGGCTGACGATCGCGACGCGGTCACCGACGCCGATGCCGAGTTCGTCGAGCTTCGCGGCCTGGCGACGCGCGAGCGCTCCGACCTGCGCATAGGTCAGCTCGCCGAGACTGGCCGCGGGCTGGTCGGGCTCGTCCACGACGCCGATCCGATCGCCGTAGACCGCCGTTGCGCGGTCGAGGAAGTCGTTGACGCTGAACGGGACGAACACAGGTGCCTCCTGGCGACAGGGATGTGACGACGCCCACCCTAGGAGAAACGACCCGGTCACCGCTGCCCTCCGACCGGGCAGGTCGCCCAGCGGCTGCCGATACGCGCTGAGCGGTTCGCCCCTGCCCGACACCGGGATCCACTACCGTGCCGCCATGTACCTCGAACTGGTCAGCGACCAGCACCGGCGCCGCTTCCGGCGCGTCCTGCTGACCTGGCTCGCCACCTTCTGCACCTGCGGGTACCTGCTTCCCTGGGCCGTCGCCACCACCCGCGGCAAGGCGAACGCCGACGCCATCGGAGTCATGAACTTCGCGCTGGGCTGGACCGTCGTCGGCTGGTTCGTGGCACTCGGCATGGCCAGCAAGGGGCACGGGCTCGCCGGCCTGCGGATCACGGAGTGACACGGGTCGTACTGGTGGGCGCAGAACTTGTGGGCGCAGAGGGGATCGAACCCCCGACCATCCGCGTGTAAGGCGGACGCTCTACCGCTGAGCTATACGCCCCAGAAGCCGCATCAGCGTAGCGAAGGCGCCCCCTCAGGCCCGAAACGGCGGCCTCCGTCACTCCCCCACGGCGCGCGCAAGCTTCGCCGCCACCGCGGCCACCGCCGCCCGCAACTCCGGCCCGCCCTCGACCGTGAAGTCGAAGGGCATCCCCGCCAGCCACTCGCCTGCGTACATCGTCGGGTTGTTGGTGCTGCCCACGACGACACAGCGCGATTCGTCCAACGGCTCGATCCGGCCCATCGTCGGCCGCAGCCAGGGCACCACCTCAGAGGCGGGGGCGTGGAACACGACCCTGGTGTCGTGGTCCCACCCCGAAGCGAGGTTCTCCTCGAGGACAGCCACCGGATCGAGCCCCTCGGGCGTCTCGAAGGTCCGGGTGCCTTTCCCCACCGACGTCACCCGGTCGATCCGATAGGTGCGTACGGCGTCGGCGTGGTGGGCGAAGCAGAGCAGGTACCAGCGCCCGTAGCGCACCACCACCGACCACGGGTCCACCTCGAAGGTGTGACTGTTCCCGGCCGCACTGCGATAGCCGATCCGCACCTGTCGCTGCTCGCCCACGGCTTCGACCAGTGCGCTGGTCACCTCAGGATCGGGCTTCGCCCAGGGGGCGGGTACGGCGCGCGCGTGCTCGCGCATCGTTGCGGCCTGCCGTCCCACGTGGACCGGCAGGGCACGGATGATCTTCCCCAGACCGGAGCCCACGGGATCCTCGTTGTCCGCGGCGGCATGGCGGCCGTCGAGGACCGCCATCACCAGTCCGAGCGCCTCGGCAGCGCTGAAGACCAGGGGCGGCAGCCGCACTCCGCGTCCGAGCCGGTAGCCGCCGTACGGCCCCCGGACGGACTCGACCGGGATGCCGGCCTCGCGCAGGATGGCGACGTAGCGACGTGCCGCCCGATCGGTCACCCCCAGTCGCTCGGCAAGCTGGTCAGCGGTACACCCCGGTCGGGCCTGCAGGATCTCCAGCGTCCTCAGCGCTCGCGCGGTCGGACTGATCTCGCTCATCGGAACACCCTGACAGCGCTGGGAACAATCCGGAAGGGGAATGTCCGGAACCCTTCGTAGGCTGGTGCCGAACCCCCTTGAGAAGGAGAACTGACATGGACATCGTGCTCATCGCCGGCATGTGGCTCGACGGATCGGCCTGGGACGCCGTCGTGCCCGAGCTGGAGAAGCTCGGCCACCGCCCGATCCCGCTGACCCTGCCCGGACAGGGTGACGGCAACGCCGACGCGACGTACGACGACCAGGTGGCCGCTGTCGTCGCGGCCGTCGACGCCGCCGACGGCCCGGCCCTGGTGGTCGGCCACTCGGCTGCCTGC includes these proteins:
- a CDS encoding AMP-binding protein, producing MFVPFSVNDFLDRATAVYGDRIGVVDEPDQPAASLGELTYAQVGALARRQAAKLDELGIGVGDRVAIVSHNSSRLLTSFYGVSGWGRVLVPVNFRLSPDEVQYIVEHSGARVLYIDPELEESLADVKCEQKFVIGDDDALYAAEGAEPQPWEYDEGATATINYTSGTTARPKGVQITHRNIWINALTFGLHAQLNDRDVYLHTLPMFHANGWGMPFAMTGIGAQHIVLRKIDGAEILRRVRDHGVTVMCAAPAVAAAVLEAAQTWEGEIPGRDRVRIIMAGAPPPTKTVVRVEEDLGWEFIQIYGLTETSPLLTFNRTRAEWDDLTAPERAAKLTRAGAPALGVRLKTDESEEGAGEVLARSNVVLEGYWEQPEESAAALKDDWFHTGDGGYLGDDGYLTIADRKKDVIITGGENVTSIEVEDTLFSHPAVAEVAVIGVPSEKWGETIKALVVLTADATAGPEMEAELIRWCKDRLAGYKSPTSVEFRDELARTATGKLQKFKLRAPYWDGLNRQVN
- a CDS encoding superinfection immunity protein → MYLELVSDQHRRRFRRVLLTWLATFCTCGYLLPWAVATTRGKANADAIGVMNFALGWTVVGWFVALGMASKGHGLAGLRITE
- a CDS encoding WYL domain-containing protein; this encodes MSEISPTARALRTLEILQARPGCTADQLAERLGVTDRAARRYVAILREAGIPVESVRGPYGGYRLGRGVRLPPLVFSAAEALGLVMAVLDGRHAAADNEDPVGSGLGKIIRALPVHVGRQAATMREHARAVPAPWAKPDPEVTSALVEAVGEQRQVRIGYRSAAGNSHTFEVDPWSVVVRYGRWYLLCFAHHADAVRTYRIDRVTSVGKGTRTFETPEGLDPVAVLEENLASGWDHDTRVVFHAPASEVVPWLRPTMGRIEPLDESRCVVVGSTNNPTMYAGEWLAGMPFDFTVEGGPELRAAVAAVAAKLARAVGE